The following proteins come from a genomic window of Geomonas sp. RF6:
- the typA gene encoding translational GTPase TypA: MQEKIRNIAIIAHVDHGKTTLVDAMLKQSGVFRENEAITERVMDSNDLEKERGITILAKNLSIHHGEFKINIVDTPGHADFGGEVERVLKMVDSVLLLVDALDGPMPQTRFVLKKSLDLGLRPIVVINKIDRPGARPHEVVDMVFDLFCELQASDAQLDFAIAYTSAKLGYAMIDPEHPSENMEPLFELIKNNVHPPEGDPEKPFQLLVTNIDYNDYIGRIATGKIFNGKVSAGETVALIKRDGTISKGRVSKLLGYEGLKQVEVAEAFTGDIVTIAGFDEVGIGETLAAADQPEALPYVAIDEPTLSMNFIVNSSPFAGREGKMVTSRNIRERLDRELRTNVSLRVENTANPDTFKVSGRGELHLSILIENMRREGFEMAVSKPEVILRDVDGKKYEPMEYLVVDVPTEYQGVIIERMGPRKGEMVAMTPMGETTRIEFIVPARGLIGLRGEMLTETRGTAVITHTFHDYAPFKGEIPGRKNGVLIAMEQGETTAYSLDALQPRGILFLGAGVEVYGGMIIGQHAKDNDLEVNPCKGKKLTNVRASGSDDAIKLTPPRLLTLEQALEFIDEDELVEVTPHSIRLRKKELDPTRRKRAGRA, from the coding sequence ATGCAGGAAAAGATCAGAAATATTGCGATAATCGCCCACGTTGACCACGGAAAGACCACCCTGGTCGACGCTATGCTGAAACAGTCCGGAGTATTCCGCGAAAACGAAGCGATCACCGAGCGCGTGATGGATTCCAACGACCTGGAGAAGGAGCGCGGCATCACCATCCTCGCGAAGAACCTCTCCATCCACCACGGCGAGTTCAAGATAAACATCGTCGACACCCCCGGCCACGCCGACTTCGGGGGCGAGGTGGAGCGCGTCCTGAAGATGGTCGACTCCGTCCTCCTCCTCGTCGACGCCCTCGACGGCCCGATGCCGCAGACCCGCTTCGTGCTGAAGAAGTCCCTCGACCTGGGGCTGCGTCCGATCGTGGTGATCAACAAGATCGACCGCCCCGGCGCGCGTCCGCACGAGGTCGTGGACATGGTTTTCGACCTCTTCTGCGAGCTGCAGGCTTCCGACGCCCAGCTCGACTTCGCCATCGCCTACACGAGCGCGAAGCTCGGCTACGCCATGATCGACCCGGAGCACCCCTCCGAGAACATGGAGCCCCTCTTCGAGCTCATCAAGAACAACGTCCACCCCCCCGAAGGAGACCCGGAGAAGCCGTTCCAGCTTCTGGTCACCAACATCGACTACAACGACTACATCGGCAGGATCGCCACCGGGAAGATCTTCAACGGGAAGGTGAGCGCCGGCGAGACGGTGGCGCTCATCAAGCGCGACGGCACCATCTCCAAGGGTCGCGTCAGCAAGCTCCTCGGGTACGAAGGGCTGAAGCAGGTCGAGGTAGCGGAGGCCTTCACCGGCGACATCGTCACCATCGCCGGCTTCGACGAAGTGGGGATCGGCGAGACCCTCGCGGCCGCGGATCAGCCGGAGGCGCTGCCGTATGTCGCCATCGACGAGCCGACCCTCTCCATGAACTTCATCGTGAACAGCTCCCCCTTCGCCGGGCGCGAGGGGAAAATGGTCACCTCCAGGAATATCAGGGAGCGACTCGACCGCGAGCTGCGCACGAACGTCTCCCTGCGGGTGGAGAACACCGCGAACCCCGACACCTTCAAGGTCTCCGGCCGCGGTGAGCTGCACCTCTCCATCCTGATCGAGAACATGCGCCGCGAAGGGTTCGAGATGGCGGTATCGAAGCCCGAGGTCATCCTGCGCGACGTGGACGGCAAGAAGTACGAGCCGATGGAGTACCTCGTGGTCGACGTCCCGACGGAGTACCAGGGTGTCATCATCGAGCGCATGGGTCCCCGCAAGGGGGAGATGGTGGCGATGACCCCGATGGGGGAGACCACCAGGATCGAGTTCATCGTCCCGGCCCGCGGCCTCATCGGCCTGCGCGGCGAGATGCTGACCGAGACCCGCGGCACCGCGGTCATCACCCACACCTTCCACGACTACGCGCCGTTCAAGGGGGAGATCCCGGGGCGCAAGAACGGCGTCCTCATCGCCATGGAGCAGGGGGAGACGACGGCGTACTCCCTCGACGCGCTGCAGCCGCGCGGCATCCTCTTCCTCGGCGCCGGCGTGGAGGTTTACGGCGGGATGATCATCGGCCAGCACGCGAAGGACAACGACCTCGAGGTGAACCCCTGCAAGGGGAAGAAGCTCACCAACGTCCGCGCCTCCGGCAGCGACGACGCCATCAAGCTCACGCCGCCGCGCCTCCTCACACTGGAGCAGGCGCTGGAGTTCATCGACGAGGATGAGCTCGTCGAGGTGACTCCGCACTCGATCCGCCTGAGGAAGAAGGAACTCGACCCCACCCGCAGAAAGCGCGCCGGCAGGGCGTAG
- a CDS encoding transglycosylase SLT domain-containing protein, producing MLKAYMLAAAFTVLGGIPAFAEEMPQLAALASPAAPPGAERGGLSSDAPGEERFAAALELAAPDDSADTADLDEPQDAGLVIPEDLPQSDLPLTFNNKVEYFIRSFQGSGRSAFAKWLSRSERYIPMMKKVLREEKLPEDLVYLAMIESGFAPHAFSVASAVGPWQFMSATGKRYSLRIDPWIDERRDPLKSTVAAALYLKELYALFNNDWYLAAAGYNAGENKILRAINMYNSRNFWELTKGQYLKRETKDYVPKLLAAAIIAKEPAKYGFAEIAYLPPIEFDTVEIPSRTDLDLVAKLCGVHAVDVRALNPELRRGTTPPDYPGYQLKVPKGTAALFQAEYAKVPADQRFVERVQHARYRAKRHETLASIAKKFSTTPQVLAELNGLHLKTKRVHGRVLTIPVEVQGASPAPVVEAHAERTKAKTVAVNKYYTVKKGDTLFALAKRFNVTTRILSAWNNLKTRVALKPGKRLIVAKTQERTG from the coding sequence ATGCTTAAAGCCTATATGCTCGCTGCGGCGTTCACTGTGCTCGGCGGAATTCCCGCCTTCGCAGAGGAGATGCCTCAGCTCGCGGCGCTTGCCTCTCCGGCTGCCCCGCCAGGGGCGGAGCGAGGGGGCCTTTCTTCTGACGCTCCCGGGGAGGAGCGCTTCGCTGCGGCATTGGAGCTTGCCGCACCCGATGACTCCGCCGACACTGCAGACCTCGACGAGCCGCAAGACGCAGGTCTCGTCATCCCGGAGGACCTGCCCCAATCCGACTTGCCCCTGACCTTCAACAACAAGGTTGAGTACTTCATCAGGTCCTTCCAGGGCTCCGGCCGCAGCGCCTTCGCCAAGTGGCTCTCCCGCTCAGAGCGCTACATCCCCATGATGAAAAAGGTGTTGCGCGAGGAGAAGCTACCCGAGGATCTCGTGTACCTCGCCATGATCGAGAGCGGTTTTGCCCCGCACGCCTTCTCCGTGGCGAGCGCGGTGGGGCCGTGGCAGTTCATGTCGGCGACAGGGAAGCGCTACAGCCTGAGGATCGACCCGTGGATCGACGAGCGGCGCGATCCGCTGAAGTCGACGGTGGCGGCAGCGCTTTACCTCAAGGAGCTCTACGCGCTGTTCAACAACGACTGGTACCTCGCCGCGGCCGGCTACAACGCGGGAGAGAACAAGATCCTGCGCGCCATCAACATGTACAACAGCAGGAACTTCTGGGAGCTCACCAAGGGGCAGTACCTGAAGCGCGAGACGAAGGACTATGTCCCGAAGCTCCTCGCTGCGGCAATCATCGCCAAGGAGCCGGCAAAGTACGGTTTTGCCGAGATCGCCTATCTCCCCCCCATAGAATTCGACACCGTCGAGATCCCGAGCCGTACCGATCTCGACCTGGTGGCAAAGCTTTGCGGGGTGCACGCGGTGGACGTGCGTGCCCTCAATCCGGAGCTGCGCCGCGGCACGACTCCGCCGGATTACCCGGGATACCAGTTGAAGGTCCCGAAGGGGACGGCGGCGCTCTTCCAGGCGGAGTACGCGAAGGTCCCTGCCGACCAGCGCTTCGTGGAGCGGGTGCAGCACGCCCGTTACCGCGCAAAGAGGCACGAGACCCTTGCCTCCATAGCGAAGAAGTTCTCCACCACGCCCCAGGTCCTCGCCGAGCTCAACGGCCTTCACCTGAAGACGAAGAGGGTGCACGGGCGCGTCCTCACCATTCCCGTGGAGGTGCAGGGCGCTTCGCCGGCGCCGGTCGTCGAGGCGCACGCCGAGCGCACAAAGGCGAAGACGGTGGCGGTGAACAAGTACTACACGGTGAAGAAGGGGGACACCCTCTTTGCCCTGGCGAAGCGCTTCAACGTCACCACCCGTATCCTTTCGGCCTGGAACAACCTGAAGACGCGGGTCGCGCTGAAGCCGGGGAAGCGGCTCATCGTGGCCAAGACGCAGGAGCGGACAGGGTAG
- a CDS encoding tetratricopeptide repeat protein: MYNLLISAGAAIIAFSLTLLAGKEYWWVGLILAILAFLGCFLLISRYVSKKLEAIMGPAMKDIQAQRFEKGIRDLKSALKYGKWQIYVESQINSAIGMVYYVKREFSTAFPYLEKGFFKNWVTMGMLAVTYMKRNKHDKMKETFEKAVMASPKESLLWSLYAYCLNETGENVKACEVLARAQKKLPSDETIKQNLELLREGKKMKMKSYGEMWLQFHLESLGTIQKQQMAQMGNRRRFIRK, from the coding sequence ATGTACAACTTACTGATCTCCGCAGGCGCTGCGATCATCGCCTTTTCCCTCACCCTTCTCGCCGGCAAGGAGTACTGGTGGGTGGGGCTCATCCTCGCCATCCTGGCTTTCCTCGGGTGCTTTCTCCTCATTTCCCGTTACGTCTCCAAAAAGCTGGAGGCGATCATGGGCCCCGCCATGAAGGACATCCAGGCGCAGCGTTTCGAGAAGGGGATCCGCGACCTCAAAAGCGCCCTCAAGTACGGCAAGTGGCAGATCTACGTGGAGAGCCAGATCAACTCCGCGATCGGGATGGTGTACTACGTGAAGCGCGAGTTCTCCACCGCCTTCCCCTACCTGGAGAAGGGGTTCTTCAAGAACTGGGTCACCATGGGGATGCTCGCCGTCACCTACATGAAGCGCAACAAGCACGACAAGATGAAGGAGACCTTTGAGAAGGCGGTCATGGCCTCCCCGAAGGAGTCGCTGCTCTGGAGCCTGTACGCGTACTGCCTGAACGAGACCGGGGAAAACGTAAAGGCGTGCGAGGTCCTTGCCCGCGCGCAGAAGAAGCTCCCCTCCGACGAGACGATCAAGCAGAACCTCGAGCTGCTGCGCGAAGGGAAGAAGATGAAGATGAAGTCGTACGGCGAAATGTGGCTCCAGTTCCACCTGGAAAGCCTCGGCACCATTCAGAAGCAGCAGATGGCCCAGATGGGGAACCGCCGCCGCTTTATCAGAAAATAG
- a CDS encoding GGDEF domain-containing response regulator: MSTLLRVLIIEDAQDDADLLALELKHGGYQVHYRRVDSAEAMRRVLEAAHFDAVIADYVLPGFSGLEALAILKEMGLDLPFIMVSGKMGEETAVEAMRAGAHDYLLKGNLTRLVPAIEREIGEAAMRREQRRSERELRSKLDFVQVLIDTIPTPIFYNDTNGIYLGCNRAFEEHTGLQRGEIINRSVHDVLPLELGALFRRGEDALRGEGINRGLEGAMTCADGARRDVIFYSAPFKNSDSTIGGIVCAIFDISERKASEMKLRYMSTHDMLTGIYNRAYFDEELMRLKQGRHFPISIVMADVDGLKEMNDEEGHAAGDALLKRAADVLRSSFRREDVVARVGGDEFAAILPGTEEAALDEAMERLEQSLAAHNKREGAKHLRLSIGAATASSGEGLMDAWRLADERMYRQKKGRTRRMSHSVIMGGEATSPALSAPP, from the coding sequence ATGAGTACTCTGCTGCGTGTTCTCATAATTGAAGATGCCCAGGATGATGCCGATCTTCTCGCCCTGGAGCTGAAACACGGCGGCTACCAGGTCCACTACCGTCGCGTCGACAGTGCCGAGGCCATGCGTCGCGTCCTGGAGGCGGCCCACTTCGACGCCGTCATCGCAGATTATGTCCTCCCCGGCTTCAGCGGACTGGAGGCGCTCGCCATCCTGAAGGAGATGGGGCTCGACCTTCCCTTCATCATGGTATCCGGAAAGATGGGGGAAGAGACCGCAGTGGAGGCGATGCGCGCCGGCGCCCACGACTACCTTCTGAAGGGTAACCTCACGAGGCTCGTCCCCGCCATCGAGCGGGAGATCGGCGAGGCGGCGATGCGCCGCGAGCAGAGGCGTTCGGAGCGGGAGCTGAGGAGCAAGCTGGACTTCGTGCAGGTCCTCATCGACACCATCCCCACCCCCATTTTCTACAACGACACGAACGGGATCTATCTCGGCTGCAACAGGGCTTTCGAGGAGCACACGGGGCTCCAGCGGGGCGAGATCATCAACAGGAGCGTGCACGACGTCCTCCCTCTCGAGCTTGGAGCGCTCTTCAGGAGGGGGGAGGATGCCCTCAGGGGCGAGGGGATCAACCGCGGGCTGGAAGGTGCGATGACCTGCGCAGACGGCGCGCGGCGGGACGTCATCTTTTACAGCGCCCCCTTCAAGAACAGTGACAGCACCATCGGGGGGATTGTCTGCGCGATCTTCGACATCTCCGAGAGGAAGGCTTCCGAGATGAAGCTGCGCTACATGAGCACCCACGACATGCTCACCGGGATCTACAACCGCGCCTACTTCGACGAGGAGCTCATGCGCCTGAAGCAGGGGCGTCACTTCCCTATCTCCATAGTAATGGCGGACGTGGACGGGCTGAAGGAGATGAACGACGAGGAGGGGCACGCGGCCGGGGATGCGCTTCTGAAGCGGGCCGCGGACGTCCTCAGAAGTTCCTTCAGGCGGGAGGATGTGGTCGCCCGCGTCGGCGGGGATGAATTCGCCGCCATCTTGCCGGGAACGGAGGAGGCGGCGCTCGACGAGGCGATGGAACGGCTGGAGCAGAGCCTCGCCGCCCACAACAAGCGGGAGGGGGCGAAGCATCTGCGGCTTTCTATAGGGGCAGCCACCGCCTCCAGCGGAGAGGGGCTGATGGATGCCTGGCGCCTGGCGGACGAGCGGATGTATCGCCAGAAGAAGGGGCGCACGCGCCGCATGAGTCACAGCGTCATCATGGGAGGTGAGGCTACTTCCCCAGCTCTTTCCGCGCCTCCGTGA
- a CDS encoding outer membrane protein assembly factor BamD — protein sequence MALRTTPRLILLFAVALLCACATTPKVPNARNNYEAGQTALKSQKYEEAIEYFKKVKESYSSPELSAQAELGIADAYFENKGYIEAAAAYEEFRKLHPTHPKVPYALYRLGMCNYREVTGIDTDQTPVKNAVATFEGFLASYPTSEYAAEVKEKLEDCRNKQLAYEVYVGNFYLRTKKYDSAIKRLTEALAKFPGRAHDATLLRLGEAYLRSGEKVRGTETLERMLKEYPQSPLVTEARKELGK from the coding sequence ATGGCTTTGCGCACTACTCCCCGTCTGATTCTTCTTTTCGCCGTCGCGCTCCTTTGCGCCTGCGCCACCACACCGAAGGTGCCGAACGCGAGGAATAATTATGAGGCGGGGCAGACCGCCCTCAAGTCGCAGAAGTATGAAGAGGCGATCGAGTACTTCAAGAAGGTGAAGGAGAGCTACTCCTCCCCCGAGCTCTCCGCGCAGGCGGAACTGGGGATTGCCGACGCCTACTTCGAGAACAAGGGGTACATAGAGGCCGCGGCAGCATATGAGGAGTTCCGCAAGCTGCATCCGACCCATCCGAAGGTGCCTTACGCACTGTACCGTCTCGGCATGTGCAACTACCGGGAGGTCACCGGGATAGACACCGACCAGACGCCGGTGAAGAATGCGGTTGCCACTTTCGAGGGGTTCCTCGCGTCGTACCCGACTTCGGAGTACGCCGCCGAGGTGAAGGAAAAGCTGGAGGACTGCCGCAACAAGCAGCTTGCCTACGAGGTGTACGTGGGGAATTTCTACCTGCGCACGAAGAAATACGACTCGGCAATAAAGCGACTCACCGAGGCGCTCGCCAAGTTTCCCGGCAGGGCACACGATGCAACGCTCTTGAGGCTCGGGGAGGCGTATCTGCGCTCGGGGGAGAAGGTGCGCGGGACGGAGACGCTGGAGCGGATGCTGAAGGAATACCCGCAGAGCCCCCTTGTCACGGAGGCGCGGAAAGAGCTGGGGAAGTAG